A single Cyprinus carpio isolate SPL01 chromosome A6, ASM1834038v1, whole genome shotgun sequence DNA region contains:
- the znf648 gene encoding zinc finger protein 648, whose translation MAKMNDLWVSTAFKDNVYISKRSIRKSLISKRHYLPVESNITDTMKTSFNLPSEEGISASANWDESKNKRIQENPRSQATCHLHERYSEQSSEKERGVDVTHVKAEPGSDPEPGSDSRLNHEHLEATSITNMKVKQEVEITTPYDLAAIPQDQQETVGDECEVEGNRAHSLNSSQIQVLKRHFVFAGMKKRGMEGDTENRPYKCPYCNWAFKRSSNLFSHIDTHQGLKPHVCDLCGKAYSHQGTLQQHKRLHTGERPYQCPFCEKSYIWSSDFRKHIRTHTGEKPYTCEECGKDFVRSSDLRKHERNMHTNNKPFLCKQCGQTFNKPLSLLRHERKHLGERPFVCPECGKAFALASRMTEHRKIHSSVRPYTCSVCSKAFTKSSNLAEHLTVHSGVRPHKCSECGVAFAMVSRLVRHQRIHTAVRPYHCQGCDMSFSYLAALKRHQKQHEEGTIFVCGQCSKSFPQDSLLTEHMQSHADAETCIS comes from the coding sequence ATGGCTAAAATGAATGACCTGTGGGTTTCAACAGCTTTTAAAGATAATGTCTATATATCAAAACGAAGTATTAGAAAGAGTCTCATCAGCAAGAGGCATTATCTGCCTGTGGAGAGTAACATTACTGACACTATGAAAACAAGCTTTAATCTACCCAGTGAAGAGGGCATCAGTGCTTCTGCCAATTGGGatgaaagtaaaaacaaaagaatccAAGAGAATCCTAGAAGTCAAGCTACATGCCACCTTCATGAGAGATATTCTGAACAATCCTCTGAAAAGGAAAGAGGAGTGGATGTTACTCATGTGAAGGCTGAGCCTGGATCTGACCCTGAGCCTGGATCTGATTCCCGACTGAATCATGAGCACTTGGAAGCGACCAGCATCACCAACATGAAAGTGAAGCAGGAGGTGGAAATCACTACGCCATATGATCTGGCAGCGATTCCACAAGATCAGCAGGAGACTGTGGGGGATGAATGCGAGGTTGAGGGTAACAGAGCGCACAGCCTGAATTCTTCTCAGATTCaggttttaaaaagacattttgtcTTTGCAGGCATGAAGAAAAGAGGAATGGAGGGAGACACGGAAAACCGTCCATACAAGTGCCCCTACTGCAACTGGGCTTTCAAAAGGTCTAGCAACCTTTTCAGCCACATCGATACTCACCAAGGTCTTAAACCACATGTTTGTGACCTGTGTGGGAAGGCCTACTCGCACCAAGGTACTCTTCAGCAGCACAAGCGGCTACACACAGGCGAAAGACCGTACCAATGCCCATTTTGTGAGAAAAGCTACATTTGGTCCTCTGACTTCCGCAAACACATCCGAACGCATACCGGAGAGAAGCCGTACACCTGTGAGGAATGTGGCAAGGACTTTGTGCGTTCCTCGGACCTGCGGAAGCATGAGCGCAACATGCACACCAACAACAAGCCATTTCTCTGCAAGCAGTGTGGTCAAACCTTTAACAAACCCCTATCTCTTCTCCGTCATGAGCGCAAGCATTTGGGTGAGAGGCCCTTTGTTTGCCCGGAGTGCGGGAAAGCATTTGCCCTGGCCAGTCGCATGACAGAGCACAGAAAAATCCACAGCAGTGTGCGTCCCTACACCTGCTCCGTTTGCTCCAAAGCTTTCACCAAGTCCTCCAACCTTGCTGAACATCTCACAGTTCACAGTGGAGTGCGGCCACACAAGTGCTCTGAGTGTGGAGTGGCATTCGCCATGGTGTCCCGTTTAGTGCGACACCAGCGTATTCACACAGCTGTCCGCCCCTATCACTGCCAAGGCTGCGATATGTCATTCAGCTACCTCGCAGCACTCAAGAGGCATCAGAAGCAGCATGAAGAGGGCACAATCTTTGTATGTGGACAGTGCAGTAAATCTTTCCCACAGGATTCCCTGCTTACAGAACACATGCAGAGCCATGCTGACGCTGAGACTTGCATTTCCTAA